The Anguilla rostrata isolate EN2019 chromosome 18, ASM1855537v3, whole genome shotgun sequence genome has a window encoding:
- the gfral gene encoding GDNF family receptor alpha-like, giving the protein MGLYRAPVCSTLTMKISLVTGFLACQVICSFSLRSRDCVSVKEACVSESRACRSGWDLLKNVCHISDGSCQVVDSEECNMTIAYLLGQFPQWKGCLCTEEDYCRTPQLLAPNCHAQPGAEASKQPPSWFEPDMSPASVSPEGQGCVSVLLGCQESPRCWSAYRKLRNSCSSDGDQCRTPASRSSCLLLWGELKSTPLANCTCPTGGKRCLKLQALLQDNPCIRAELESSAQPLPKAMQQNMGKVKAKKDSKPDWQRSGLLKEARDAARSCLRAMTACVYDEVCNGQLAPLVRACSGSPCQDAACGRATGRFYRALPPAAADLLAFCGCDAADPDCLRVRADLQSGTCPGRPAPPPTCLEVYDRCMLEPQCRQRYRTFQSRCLGEGEETPCRAHDCLRPPDPDLIAGGDAECRRAFVGTMGTAIQEPCTCDGVQNSHLLHCRRIRQVFQDRRVFVSHLNKAVSSHHTTLENVSQLNVHWFSDQLFFALVCVLVIVLILMVVITVLSTSGLCRGTEKAKCHPPPDRKNIPGFQ; this is encoded by the exons ATGGGATTATACCGTGCTCCTGTGTGTTCCACCTTAACCATGAAAATCTCCCTGGTGACGG GGTTTCTGGCGTGTCAGGTGATCTGCAGCTTTTCATTGAGGTCCAGGGACTGTGTGTCCGTAAAGGAGGCCTGTGTTTCTGAGTCTCGTGCGTGTCGGAGCGGTTGGGACCTGCTGAAAAATGTTTGCCACATCTCTG ACGGAAGCTGCCAGGTGGTGGACTCAGAGGAGTGTAATATGACCATCGCCTACCTGCTGGGCCAGTTCCCCCAATGGAAAGGCTGTCTGTGCACGGAGGAGGACTACTGCAGAACCCCACAGCTGCTGGCCCCCAACTGCCACGCTCAACCAG GTGCTGAAGCATCAAAGCAGCCCCCCAGCTGGTTTGAGCCGGACATGAGCCCAGCGTCCGTGAGTCCAGAAGGCCAGGGCTGTGTGTCCGTCCTGCTGGGCTGCCAGGAGTCCCCCCGCTGCTGGTCAGCGTACAGGAAGCTCAGGAACTCCTGCAGCTCCGACGGGGATCAGTGCCGCACCCCGGCCTCCCGCAGTTCCTGTCTGCTCCTCTGGGGGGAGCTGAAGAGCACTCCTCTGGCCAACTGTACCTGTCCGACGGGGGGGAAGAGGTGCCTAAAACTACAAGCCCTACTCCAGGACAACCCCTGTATCCGTGCAGAGCTGGAGTCTTCGGCTCAACCCCTGCCCAAGGCTATGCAGCAGAACATGGGCAAAG TCAAAGCGAAGAAGGATTCCAAACCAGACTGGCAAAGAAGTGGCCTTTTAAAAGAAG cccgtGACGCGGCGCGCTCGTGCCTGCGGGCGATGACGGCCTGCGTCTACGACGAGGTGTGCAACGGGCAGCTGGCGCCGCTGGTCCGGGCGTGCTCGGGGAGCCCCTGCCAGGACGCCGCCTGCGGCCGGGCCACCGGGCGCTTCTACCGGGCGCTGCCCCCCGCCGCGGCCGACCTGCTGGCGTTCTGCGGGTGCGACGCGGCCGACCCCGACTGCCTGCGCGTGAGGGCCGACCTGCAGAGCGGCACCTGCCCCGGGAGGCCCGCGCCGCCCCCTACCTGCCTGGAGGTCTACGACAGGTGCATGCTGGAGCCGCAGTGCAG gcagagATACAGGACGTTCCAGTCcaggtgtttgggggagggggaggagactcCGTGCCGCGCCCACGACTGCCTGCGCCCCCCGGACCCCGACCTGATCGCGGGAGGGGACGCCGAGTGCCGGCGGGCGTTCGTGGGGACAATGGGCACCGCGATTCAGGAGCCCTGCACCTGCGACGGGGTGCAGAACTCGCACCTGCTCCATTGCCGGAGGATCCGCCAGGTGTTCCAGGACCGCCGCGTCTTCG TTTCTCACCTGAATAAAGCAGTCTCGTCACATCACACAACGCTGGAGAATGTGTCACAACTCAATGTCCATTGGTTCAGTG atcaGCTGTTTTTTGCGCTCGTTTGTGTCCTTGTGATTGTTTTAATACTAATGGTTGTCATCACCGTTCTGAGTACCTCTGG ATTGTGCAGAGGAACGGAGAAGGCGAAATGTCATCCTCCCCCTGACAGGAAGAATATTCCAGGGTTTCAAtga